A window of Zonotrichia leucophrys gambelii isolate GWCS_2022_RI chromosome 6, RI_Zleu_2.0, whole genome shotgun sequence genomic DNA:
AGGTTTCAAAGCAACACAGCCTGTAGTCTCATGCTGGTTTTGTTATAAAGGATGATGTGCTAGAAGTGATTTGTGGGAGAAATGTCTAATATAAACTGAATGAGGAAAGGGGCCAAATGGCCCTGCACAGAGTCACTGGGAGACAGCTGAGTCACACTGCCCTGCTCTAACAACTTTGCCCacttttttattcccatttttcttttccctttctctttcacCATTACAGGCTTTCCCTACCCTGTTTGAGCCTTAGCACACTCTTGCATTAACACTTTCTTTTGCATGTTGAGGAGGTGGGAGACAGGTGAGGTACacactttccaacagaattcggaaagaaaaatcataaaaagtTTATTTATTCAGTGAAAAGTCTCAGCTGTACAATAGCCTGAAtatgcaggcagggagggaagtcTGACTCTGAACAAAACCCAGGTTTGCCCAGGATGTGCTGTGGGCCAAAAGCTCAGATGACTCTGTTTCCTTAGCTACAAGCTGGTATCTATTCAGCAGTGAGGCTTTAGCTGAAAATGGCTGTAATCAGCATGGGGATGTTTTGCTTATGCTTTTGCCCAAACTGTTTTATAACCTGATGTGTCACCACCGTGCTGCTCAGGCTTTTCCACAGGATGcctctttttattctttgcttttctaagcCTCTCTAAGCTTTTCTGGATGGGTCATTACAATGCCATCATTccatgctgccagcagtgccagggggctgtgagtgagtggctgcagggaggggcagagcagggcccagcaatggcaccagagccacgggcagggcctgagcccagcaattgccctgcacaggaggcacagcttctgccctgggcagtgcccagccctgagcacattgcccacacagcctgggggctctcctccctggggctggggcacagctggctgcacacaatgctgtgccctgggctctgggatggccctgctggagcagtaATTCAATTCCTGCACACCAGGTGCcctctgagctcctgcagcctcacacACCCTGGGATTTTGTGTTTATAACCAGTACTGGTGGCTCTCTGGACACAGCTCTTGAAGCATCCCTGGCTGCAGACTTTGTGCTCCCACTTGTTTTTACACAGCTGCTTATTCCTACCTGCTCTTGCTGGGAACTAAAAGAGTTAAAAGGAGTTGGATTCCTCTGAAAGTGTCTTTATCATGCCATAATTCCCTGACAGGATggtgcagcctggggagcaTCAGAGTCTGGTCCCaagacaaggggaaatggccttaaGTTGTGTCAagggaggctcagctgggacagcagcagcaattcctgcatgcaaagggtgctcaggccttgccagggctgcccagggagctttgcagtgcccagccctgcaggtgtcccaggaagggctggaggtggcactcagtgctctgggctgggcacaaggtgggcactgggcacagctgggactccacTTTTCTCACCTCAATGACCCTGGAATTCTGTGCTTTGGTgatctgtgtgtgtcccttccaactcaagagATTCTATGATCCTTTGGAAACTCCACATGCCCCACGCTGCcaccccctgcagcagccacctccCATCCCCTCACAGCATCACTACCTTACCTTGAGTGCCATCCAGCTggtttttagcaaaaaaaaaaagagccaaaaCCACCTGTGAAAGATCCTTCTTGGCCTTGGTTGCTCATGTTGGAGGATAAAGTGAATTCTGAGGGGAGCTGCagtccctggcagtgttccTGGTTTGGGATGAATTTCTCCCATGAAGAAGCAATAAAGATTGTactaacttttaaaaaatctatctATACCAGAGCTTCTCTAATGAGGGAGATATTCACACCATAGCTGAAGTTTTCACAGAGCTCTGAGAAACAGTGATAGCTTTACTTCCACATTCTCACttgccccattcccagcacagcctaGGCCCAGGGTTTTGACTGAAGTGGTCTTAATATTTCGCAAATTTAAATGCTAATTAGACTAATTTTATGAATAAAACATGGTAGGGATTTGTTAGCAAGTTTCTGCTGTTGCTTTATGTCAAGAGGTAGATTCTCTAAAACAGGACTCCAAGGGACAACAGCACATTTTGTTACTAGCTAAACAAAGTGCATTTTTGGTAATAGTAAACCTTAGAGTTGGTAATACATTGCACAACTGTAGAGAAGAAAGAGCAGCAATTTCAAATTTTTCAGAACTAGCACATCTTGGACACTGACCACCAAGAGGAAGGTTGGGCTGTCCTGAGCCCATCTGCTTCACGGAGTTTGCTCTTATTTTTACATACAGAGAAAGACAACATACCTTGTCTCTGTTTCCTTACTGCAGTCCATCCAGTTGTCCTACCTGTACAGAAGAATTAAACCATTCCCTTCGTGTCTGACTGTGTATcgactttttttgtttttactgagCTCCGTGAAGCCAGCGAGGCcccacagaggcagagcagatACCAAAGTAGGTCGGACGGCCCATGGCTCCCCTCAGGGCTCCGGGCTGGGGCGGACGAAGCCGTGAGGGGACGCGTGAAGCCGACAGGGGTCGGGTGAAGCTGGGATGGAGCGGGTGATGCTGTGAGGAACCatgaggagctgggatgaggCGAGTGATGCCGTGAAGGGgcgggaggggctggggcgggcCCTGGGGCCGCTGAAGCCGTGAAGAGTCGGCCCCGCTCCGCCTCTTCCTGCGGCAGCCGCGCACTTGCAGCCATGGCGCCTCGCGGGGAAGCCGCTctagtgctgctgctcctcgtCCTGCCGCTGGCGAGCGCGGGGCTGAGCGGCTACTTCGGCACCAAGTCCCGCTACGAGGAGGTGAACCCGCACCTGGTGAGCGACCCGCTGTCGCTGGGTCCCGGGGCGGGAGGATCGCTGCCCGCCTCCTGCACTCCGCTGCAGCTCCGCGCCGTGCTCCGCCACGGCACCCGCTACCCCACGGCCGGGCAGATCCGCCGGCTGGGCGAGCTGCACGCCCGGCTGCTCCGCCGGGCCGCGGGAGCCGCCGCCTGCCCCACCGCCGCCGCCCTGGCCGAATGGCCCATGTGGTACGAGGAGAGCCTGGACGGGCGGCTGGCGCCGCAGGGCCGGCGCGACATGGAGCAGCTGGCGCGGCGCATGGCCGCCCGCTTCCCCGCGCTGttcgccgcccgccgccgcctggcgctggccagcagctccaaGCACCGCTGCCTGCAGAGCGGGGCCGCCTTCCGCCGCGGGCTCGGGCCCACCCTCGACTTCGGCGGCGACGGTGAGTGAGCGACACCCGCCCCCTTCCCTGAGGGTTTTCCTGAAGGGCTGAGGGCGTCCCAGCTGTCCCAAGGGGATGGGGGAATTCCCGTGCTTTCTTTAGGTGCTCTCTGGGGACCTGCTCCCTCAGGGGTGAGGGAGACCCATGCcctgagggaatggctcccGTGTCCTCCCTGAGGGACTGGGGCAGCCCCTTGGAATCCCGGCCCCACCAAAGGGGATGGGGATGCCTCACAGCCTCTTTGCGGGatctccatccctgtcctgagGGAGCCCTGTGCTTTCCCTGTATGCCGGGGGAGCCATGATCCATCCCTGAGGGTCTGCAGGACTCCTGATGGGTGGCTGGAAGAATCCCTCCCTGAAGGAGCTCTCAGAGGCATCGGGGatgttccctgctctccctgtgttTGAGAGGGACCCTGCACCCcctccatggggacacagcctgtCCCTTGGTGGGTGTCACGTCCTGGTGCctttggggatggtgctgctccctctgaCACCCACGTTTCTTTCAGAGGTGGAGGTTGAAGTTAACGACTCCCTGATGCGCTTCTTTGATCACTGCGCCAAGTTTGTGGTGCTGGTGGAGGAGAATGACACGGCCATGGGCCAGGTGAACGCCTTCAAAGAGGGGCCTGAGATGAAGAAGGTCCTGGAGAAGGTGGCCAGTGCCTTGTGTTTGCCAGTGGAGGAGCTAAATGCAGGTAAGGAATTCCTGTCACAGGTGGCTTTGGCTCCAAggctggccaagagcagctTCCAACATGTGTAGTTATGCAGAGGAGGTAATTTGGAGTGGCTGTGACTTGGAGATGCAGTCTCTAATTAAATGCAAGAGACTGTAAGTCTGTTGGTGTTGCAGTAATGAATGCTTGTTGGACAGTGGtcagaagaaaaagatgcaTGAAAACATCTTTCCCGTAGATAAAATCAGCTTTACCTGGTTTTGGAGGGATTtgaatgttttaattttgttttgtgaaaCCCACTACAACTCCAGCACATAAATGACCTGAGGAAAAGCAGCCCTCAGGTCTGCTTTTAATTCCTGTTCAGAACAGAAGTGCTGGATTTCCCTGtatggttttggggggaaaagcaCCCCAAAATAAGTGCTGCTGTTGGGATTGCAGCATCAGGGACATGCTGGAGACAAAGTTCAACCTGGTGCTGCTTGTACACAACTGCTGATGTGGAGGGGGTGTTGTCCATGAGCTCACACCTTCCCTTTGACTCCTCtgacctgtggggctgcaccagCAGCTGACACCTGTTTCACATCAGCTGATGGGCAGCATTTAATGTGGAATGCTCTTGTTTTCCCTCTTAGCATGATGTAATGCCAAGAACTTGCAGTCCAAAATTTGGGTTTTGCACAATAATCCTGTTAAACTGTGTATTTTTGGTGCTTGGTCTTTGTCCTGCCAAATATTTATTGGATGTCATTGTTTGTATTGCCAAACAGTAATTACAATTCATTTTAGAGGTAAACTGAGGAGAGGAAGCTGCTACTTATCTAGCAGtgatttatttatctcttgcttgTTTGTTGGATTTATTGCAGATCTTGTTCAAGTGGCTTTTCTCACCTGCTCCTATGAGCTGGCCATAAAAAATGTGACCTCCCCATGGTGTTCACTCTTCAGTGAAGAAGATGCCAAGGTATgtgaggcttggagcaacctgctctggagggaagtgtccctgcctgtggcagggggtttggaatGAGGTGCTCTCCAAGGGCCTTCCATCTCAAATAATTCTATAATGTGTGGTTTTACATGATAGAACCACGTGATAAAATTCACTCCAGGGTACATCAAATGAGGTCTTGCAGGGCCTCCAAGACTCTCTGGTTTTGGGGTCTATCAGCTCTATAAACCTAGACAGAACCCAGATAAATGAGACAAATGTTTGTTCCTCTTCTTTCAACTTTTTTTGATGTTCAGTACAGCTCCCCCAAGGCTCTTAAGGAAATTTGCACCCCTGGGAAAAGAGGAGACCTTTTCATAGATGGGTGTGTCTGAGAGGATCAGGGTCACCACGGGCttctgctgagccctgccctgttCAGTCTGGTTATAAATAactcagcagggaggtgggaaatGGCTTTGATGCCAGGAACTGtcaggaaaggagcagggaacaaGGAGAGCACTGCGTGCTCTTGAATAATTCCAAGGCACAGTTCTGTCTGCTTGAGATGTGTGCACAGCTCTGGAATGTGGAAACAGACCCAAAACAAGCTGGGCTGAAGGTGTGGGATGGATTCTGTGAGAAGAATGGCACAGAAGGGCAAAATCAGAAGTGCTGAAAAAGCAGTGGGTAGTGGTTGTCTTGTGATGTGCAGCACCTCAGGGCTTTTTTGTGATTGTTACCAGATGCTGAATTTGGTCACTCTTTGATCTGTTGTCTGGTATTGTGAtgtttgtgagggtccccaggatgaggtgagagatgagaatctgactccttGTTCTCAGAAGGCCAATTTATTATCTATGctattataatttattaaaagaatgcaatactaaaactatactaaactatagagaaaggatacatcagaaggtttcacaagaatgaataataaaaacttgtgactgactCAGAGTCcagcacagctgatggtgattggttccatgtgaattgtttctTCTTAATAGCCAAGcaaacattcacctgttggtaaacaatgtccaagcCACATTCccaagcagcaaacacagcagcagcaatcagataattattgttttcattcctctctgaggcttctcagcttcccaggagaaaatcctgggcaaagaggatttttcagaaaatatcacagtgacgTGGTTTTATGCTGAAATGGTTTGAACTGGAGCCCTGATGTTTGTGGTTGTTTTTGTGTCATTTCTCCAGGCTGTGAGCTTTTTGGTGCAGCAATAAAAACTTGTGAACTCCAATTTTAGGTGCTGGAATACCTGAATGACCTGAAGCAGTACTGGAAGAGAGGATATGGCTACGACATCAACAGTCGCTCCAGCTGCATTTTATTCCAGGATATCTTCCAGCACTTGGACAAAGCAGTGGAGGAGAGCAAAAGGTAAAtccagagcctgcagtgctTTGGGTGTGAGCTTTCTGTGCTCAGTCTGAGCTGGGTTTCATTGAAaggaaattcagtattttactTCTGAATGTAGCAAcaacaggagagctggagctaGGAGAATTTTAATGGAACACAATTTTTACTGGAGCAGTATTACTTTGAAGAGTacattttttgctttcattgaTGCTTTTGTGCTCAGCTAAAGCATTTCCATCTTTTAACTTGCTGATCCACACAGGCCTTCAGGGAACTGCTGCTTGATAGTGGTGTTCTCTTCCTGCAGTTTGAGAGGAGacaatgaattaaaataatagaGCTTTCTTGTTAAAAATGTCCTtgctaaaaataatttgttgctTAAATGTTAACTTACAGTCTGTGTTCATGTTCTGAACAATTAGAAATTCATGGTTAATAATCAGTCACATGAATTAACACCTTAGCAGATTAGTATGGAAATTTTATAGAAGGATATCAAGGATAGGGCCATAAGATTGTATAATGGAAGGAGAGGGATCAATTTTGTTCCCTTTTAGTGTGATTTCCTCTTT
This region includes:
- the MINPP1 gene encoding multiple inositol polyphosphate phosphatase 1 translates to MAPRGEAALVLLLLVLPLASAGLSGYFGTKSRYEEVNPHLVSDPLSLGPGAGGSLPASCTPLQLRAVLRHGTRYPTAGQIRRLGELHARLLRRAAGAAACPTAAALAEWPMWYEESLDGRLAPQGRRDMEQLARRMAARFPALFAARRRLALASSSKHRCLQSGAAFRRGLGPTLDFGGDEVEVEVNDSLMRFFDHCAKFVVLVEENDTAMGQVNAFKEGPEMKKVLEKVASALCLPVEELNADLVQVAFLTCSYELAIKNVTSPWCSLFSEEDAKVLEYLNDLKQYWKRGYGYDINSRSSCILFQDIFQHLDKAVEESKSSKPISSPLIVQVGHAETLQPLLALMGYFKDKEPLLATNFARQERRKFRSGRIVPYAANLVFVLYHCDHANASQHEYQVQLLLNERLLPFLHSNETTSTYTDLKDYYKDILENCHFKEECELPQHNVTAVDEL